The Macrococcoides canis genome has a window encoding:
- a CDS encoding segregation and condensation protein A translates to MYEVKLASFQGPLDLLLHLIKQYEIDIYDISMKILTEQYINYIKDVTDLDINVHGDYLVMASELLRIKSRMLLPESPETVEEIEDPREDLMNQLIEYQNYRILADILNERKKEEDQYFVKRANDLSRFEETDTALELDLLDLITAYHKAKQRQHVIKPVISMVRDTYSIEDATTNIVEQLQHKQNITFADFVTFSETKTQIVTLFMALLELMKMETIKIHQEHTFGEILIERGRLFNG, encoded by the coding sequence ATGTATGAAGTAAAACTGGCGTCCTTCCAGGGGCCACTCGATCTATTGCTCCATCTAATAAAACAGTATGAAATCGATATTTATGATATATCGATGAAAATTCTGACTGAACAATATATAAATTATATCAAAGATGTTACTGATCTAGATATCAATGTGCATGGCGATTATCTCGTAATGGCCAGTGAACTATTACGCATCAAAAGCAGAATGCTGCTACCAGAAAGTCCAGAGACAGTAGAAGAAATAGAGGATCCTAGAGAAGATTTGATGAATCAGCTTATTGAATATCAGAACTATAGAATATTAGCAGATATCCTTAATGAACGAAAGAAGGAAGAAGATCAATACTTCGTTAAACGTGCGAATGATCTTTCTCGATTTGAAGAGACTGATACGGCGTTAGAACTTGATTTACTGGATCTGATAACTGCCTATCATAAGGCAAAACAAAGACAGCATGTAATAAAGCCTGTCATATCGATGGTAAGGGACACCTATTCAATTGAAGATGCCACTACAAATATCGTTGAACAGTTACAGCATAAACAAAATATCACATTTGCTGATTTTGTAACTTTTTCGGAAACTAAGACGCAGATTGTCACCCTTTTTATGGCATTATTAGAATTAATGAAGATGGAGACGATTAAAATACATCAGGAACATACATTTGGCGAAATCTTAATAGAAAGGGGCAGACTTTTTAATGGTTGA
- a CDS encoding DUF309 domain-containing protein — MKTIIAEYVYYFEYLRDYFECHELLEESWKNKAEFTKQDFEVGLILLATGQYHMRRGNVAGGQRSLLKAERILKHYIDSHYEHLIDIRRLISDIDMLINSSVYFPITLPVSSEIRTLLSDKDPKNSADVDENIIHKHLKRDRSEVLLARHNALYNKKPVNESPYDSHHRNKD, encoded by the coding sequence TTGAAAACTATTATTGCTGAGTATGTCTATTATTTTGAATATTTAAGAGATTATTTCGAGTGTCATGAACTGCTTGAGGAATCCTGGAAAAATAAAGCTGAATTCACAAAGCAGGACTTTGAAGTCGGATTGATCCTGCTTGCAACTGGTCAATATCATATGCGCCGCGGCAATGTTGCGGGCGGACAACGATCCTTATTGAAAGCAGAGCGAATTCTCAAACATTATATAGATTCACATTATGAACACCTTATAGATATCAGGCGATTGATCTCAGATATTGACATGCTCATAAATTCATCCGTATATTTCCCGATCACGCTGCCAGTGAGTTCTGAAATTCGTACTTTATTAAGTGATAAAGACCCTAAAAATTCCGCGGATGTCGACGAAAATATTATTCATAAACATTTGAAACGTGATAGATCCGAAGTCCTGCTGGCCAGACACAATGCATTATACAATAAAAAGCCAGTAAACGAGTCCCCATACGACAGCCATCATCGTAATAAAGATTAG
- the xerD gene encoding site-specific tyrosine recombinase XerD has translation MQEIIDEFLHFIMIEKGLSENTIAAYRRDLNHYKKFLEESHIGSIDNIDKFTISLFLGKLKDDGKSSKTLARITASVRGFHQFALREKYAVKDPTIILEPPKFERKLPDILSVDEVDSFLSTPDTSKVTGRRDQAMLELLYATGMRVSELINLDVADVNTVMGFVKVTGKGNKERIVPIGAHMIKLMDAYIANTRHKMLKKEMTDSLFLNFHGKRMTRQGFWKIMKQVQADSGIKKKLTPHTLRHSFATHLLENGADLRAVQEMLGHADISSTQLYTHIDTKQIREVYKNTHPRA, from the coding sequence ATGCAGGAAATCATTGATGAATTTTTACATTTTATTATGATTGAAAAAGGTCTGAGTGAAAATACGATTGCGGCATACAGAAGAGATTTAAATCACTATAAGAAATTTCTAGAAGAATCACATATTGGTTCTATAGATAATATAGATAAATTTACAATTTCATTATTTCTAGGCAAGTTGAAGGATGATGGTAAATCATCAAAGACACTTGCGAGAATCACTGCATCTGTTCGAGGATTTCATCAGTTTGCACTTAGAGAGAAATATGCAGTGAAAGATCCTACAATTATTCTTGAACCTCCAAAATTCGAACGAAAACTTCCAGATATTCTTTCGGTTGATGAAGTGGACAGTTTCTTATCGACACCTGATACCTCTAAAGTAACTGGGAGAAGGGATCAGGCAATGCTTGAACTGTTATACGCGACTGGTATGCGCGTGTCAGAACTGATCAATCTGGATGTTGCAGATGTAAATACAGTTATGGGCTTTGTTAAAGTCACTGGTAAAGGAAATAAGGAGCGCATTGTACCCATCGGTGCACATATGATTAAACTGATGGATGCATATATAGCGAACACACGACATAAGATGCTCAAAAAAGAGATGACAGATAGTCTGTTTCTGAACTTTCATGGGAAGCGTATGACTAGGCAAGGATTCTGGAAGATTATGAAACAGGTTCAGGCAGATTCAGGAATAAAGAAGAAGCTTACACCGCATACGTTAAGACATTCATTTGCGACACATCTGCTTGAAAATGGTGCAGATTTACGTGCTGTTCAAGAAATGCTTGGACATGCCGACATTTCATCAACACAGTTATATACTCATATCGATACGAAACAAATTCGCGAAGTCTATAAAAATACGCATCCGCGAGCATAG
- the fur gene encoding ferric iron uptake transcriptional regulator has product MQERINRIKEQLHEASYKLTPQREATVTVLLENEADHLSAEDVFLKVKEKSPEIGLATVYRTLELLAELKVVDKINFGDGVARFDLRKEGAKHFHHHLVCMNCGAVEEIEEDLLEDVEKKVERDYHFQIMDHRLTFHGICKVCTEKGFSADQLNKRINE; this is encoded by the coding sequence ATGCAGGAAAGAATTAATAGAATAAAGGAGCAGCTACATGAAGCTTCTTATAAACTAACCCCTCAAAGGGAAGCGACAGTTACTGTATTATTGGAAAATGAAGCGGATCATCTAAGTGCGGAAGATGTATTTCTGAAGGTAAAGGAAAAATCTCCTGAAATTGGTCTAGCTACTGTTTATCGAACACTTGAACTTTTAGCTGAACTTAAAGTTGTAGATAAAATAAATTTTGGTGATGGTGTCGCACGTTTCGACTTGAGAAAAGAAGGTGCAAAACATTTTCATCATCATCTTGTATGTATGAATTGCGGAGCGGTCGAAGAGATTGAAGAAGATTTACTTGAGGATGTTGAGAAGAAGGTCGAACGTGATTATCACTTTCAGATTATGGATCATCGTCTGACTTTTCATGGAATATGCAAAGTATGTACTGAAAAAGGTTTCAGTGCAGATCAACTTAATAAACGTATCAATGAATAA
- a CDS encoding NUDIX hydrolase, whose amino-acid sequence MDLTERTIEKKQIMDGKVIKVEKHIVTLPNGRETVREVVKHPGAVAILAVKDKKILFVEQFRKAMEKCLIEIPAGKVESGEERINTAKRELEEETGYTTQQLSLLNEFYVSPGFCDEYISLYYTDTLIASSMLSPDEDEFVNHHWLTLDEALQWIDEGRIEDAKTIIAILNYQLKMRK is encoded by the coding sequence ATGGATCTGACTGAACGTACGATTGAAAAGAAACAGATAATGGACGGCAAGGTAATCAAAGTAGAAAAGCATATTGTTACGCTACCGAATGGCAGAGAAACAGTGAGGGAAGTGGTAAAGCATCCAGGTGCTGTTGCCATTCTTGCAGTTAAAGATAAAAAGATTCTATTTGTGGAACAGTTTCGTAAGGCCATGGAGAAGTGTCTGATTGAAATTCCGGCAGGTAAGGTTGAATCAGGGGAGGAAAGGATTAATACGGCTAAGCGTGAGCTTGAAGAGGAAACAGGGTATACGACTCAGCAGCTGTCATTATTAAATGAATTTTATGTATCCCCTGGTTTTTGTGATGAATACATTTCATTATATTATACAGATACATTAATCGCTTCCAGCATGCTTTCTCCTGACGAAGATGAGTTTGTCAATCATCACTGGCTCACATTAGATGAAGCGTTGCAATGGATTGACGAAGGAAGAATAGAAGATGCAAAGACGATTATCGCAATATTAAATTATCAGCTCAAAATGAGAAAGTAA
- a CDS encoding aldo/keto reductase has translation MKTNHTKSGLAFSQLGLGAMNLPQIQADADKILQTAIENNITYIDTADLYQKGQNEKLIGEFLSSNKLRHEVTLASKVGNEFNMANDEVKWNPSRSHIQRSITDTLARLKTDYLDLYMLHGGTIEDDKEEVIDTFESLKKDGLIRAYGISSIRPNVIDYYLEHSNIDTIMMQFSLIDNRPEQLIESIDDKDVQILARGPLMKGLLTDDASRILDAKFKEGTLDSNYEELKSSLEAAQSTGNLTELAYQYLLQYPVASIVNGASSKEQLLENIKHFDNAIKQQASNIEQVRSFFKNIDYKEHIK, from the coding sequence TTGAAGACAAATCACACGAAAAGCGGACTTGCATTTTCACAGCTAGGTTTAGGCGCAATGAATCTTCCGCAAATACAAGCTGATGCCGATAAAATATTACAGACCGCTATAGAGAACAATATCACTTACATAGACACTGCCGACTTGTACCAAAAAGGACAAAACGAGAAACTTATTGGTGAATTTCTGAGTTCAAACAAGCTCAGACATGAAGTCACACTTGCTTCTAAAGTCGGAAATGAATTCAATATGGCTAACGATGAAGTCAAATGGAATCCTTCTAGATCACATATACAACGTAGTATTACCGACACCTTAGCACGTTTGAAGACGGATTATCTGGATCTGTATATGCTGCACGGCGGTACAATTGAAGATGATAAGGAAGAAGTCATCGATACGTTCGAAAGCTTAAAGAAGGACGGATTGATTCGGGCATATGGAATAAGCTCTATCAGACCTAACGTTATCGATTATTACCTCGAACACAGCAATATCGACACAATAATGATGCAGTTCAGCTTAATCGATAATCGACCTGAACAGTTAATCGAAAGTATTGATGATAAAGATGTTCAAATATTAGCAAGGGGTCCTCTGATGAAAGGGCTACTGACAGACGATGCATCTCGCATACTAGATGCAAAGTTTAAGGAAGGCACATTAGATTCGAATTATGAAGAGTTGAAAAGTAGTCTTGAAGCGGCGCAAAGTACTGGTAATCTAACTGAACTTGCATATCAATATTTACTGCAGTATCCAGTAGCATCCATTGTAAATGGCGCTTCAAGCAAGGAACAGTTACTGGAAAACATCAAACATTTCGACAATGCGATTAAACAACAAGCAAGTAACATCGAACAAGTAAGAAGCTTCTTTAAAAATATTGATTATAAGGAACATATCAAATGA
- a CDS encoding alpha/beta hydrolase, which produces MKSRTLINTLLGLSVASGITSSITGIIASNYLLNFKLRDVEVIRRREIKAKRLDEQAFKALNPVDVTIHSRNGYNLSGTVVKPYQHNYWMIFCHGVTENKITSIKYLNLFISLGFNGIIFDHRRHGESEGSHSTYGYYEKIDLESVITFLKEQHGYDIKFGIHGESMGAATTLLYAGELANEAEFYIADCAFSNFSQLLTQIIEQKSRLGSGFLLYSMNQILRLRTHFTLNQVSPINVIHNVEQPILFIHSKPDTFIPYTHSVDLYNKKTGPKMRWYPEHGGHAASYNVNPLTYKKVVQNFLETYDLFPPVQQ; this is translated from the coding sequence ATGAAATCAAGAACGCTGATAAATACACTATTAGGTCTTTCTGTTGCAAGTGGTATTACATCCAGCATCACAGGAATTATCGCTTCAAATTATCTGCTGAACTTTAAACTTAGGGACGTTGAAGTCATCAGGAGAAGAGAAATCAAAGCAAAACGGCTGGATGAACAAGCCTTTAAAGCACTGAATCCAGTCGATGTCACAATCCACTCACGCAACGGCTACAATCTTAGTGGAACAGTGGTAAAACCTTATCAACATAATTACTGGATGATTTTTTGTCATGGTGTCACTGAAAACAAGATTACAAGCATAAAATATTTAAATCTATTCATTTCACTGGGCTTTAACGGTATTATCTTTGATCATAGACGTCATGGTGAAAGTGAAGGTAGTCATTCAACATATGGATACTACGAAAAAATAGATCTGGAAAGTGTCATCACCTTCTTGAAGGAACAACATGGCTACGATATAAAGTTTGGTATTCACGGTGAGTCTATGGGTGCAGCAACTACATTGCTCTATGCAGGCGAACTCGCAAATGAAGCTGAGTTCTATATTGCGGATTGTGCTTTTAGTAACTTTAGTCAGCTGCTGACACAGATCATCGAACAAAAGTCGAGATTAGGAAGTGGATTTCTGCTTTATTCGATGAATCAAATATTAAGACTGAGAACCCATTTTACTTTAAATCAAGTTTCACCGATCAATGTCATACACAATGTTGAACAGCCGATACTGTTCATCCATTCAAAGCCAGATACATTTATTCCTTATACACATTCTGTTGACCTTTATAATAAGAAGACTGGACCTAAGATGCGCTGGTACCCGGAGCATGGCGGTCACGCTGCAAGCTATAATGTCAATCCATTAACATATAAGAAAGTTGTACAAAACTTTCTTGAAACTTATGACCTTTTCCCTCCGGTTCAGCAATAA
- a CDS encoding SDR family NAD(P)-dependent oxidoreductase, with product MNRRILITGASGGIGIKLAEQLLKDGDIVYACARTLSKLSYLKESFGDRCVLLYSDFKSEQSTLAFIEEIDDINFDVVIFCAGFAYYQSLVSMTPQTMNEMMFVNYQSVVYIIKSMVDKQLNPHYIILGSLAANASTPGGAIYSASKAALNQTINALRLEMPEATFTVVNTGPVDTEFIFKASGNVSRLNRLIMIRSDMLAQEIIKAIHHPRTEINLPKWMYIALKIYNLAPRSIERVFKPFFMTKVK from the coding sequence ATGAATAGAAGAATATTGATTACAGGTGCCTCAGGGGGCATTGGAATTAAACTTGCTGAACAGCTGCTTAAAGATGGGGACATTGTCTATGCATGTGCGAGAACATTAAGTAAACTGTCTTATTTAAAGGAATCTTTCGGTGATCGATGTGTATTGCTATATAGTGACTTTAAATCTGAGCAGTCAACTTTGGCGTTTATCGAGGAGATAGATGATATTAACTTTGATGTTGTAATATTTTGTGCGGGATTTGCATATTATCAATCACTTGTGTCGATGACGCCACAAACAATGAATGAGATGATGTTCGTCAACTATCAGAGTGTGGTCTATATTATCAAGTCGATGGTAGATAAACAGCTCAATCCGCATTACATTATCCTTGGTTCATTAGCGGCTAATGCATCAACTCCAGGTGGGGCAATCTATTCTGCTTCTAAAGCTGCACTTAATCAGACGATAAATGCATTGCGACTGGAAATGCCTGAAGCTACCTTTACTGTAGTCAACACAGGACCAGTTGATACAGAATTTATCTTTAAAGCGAGTGGCAATGTATCCCGTTTAAATCGTCTGATTATGATACGCAGCGATATGCTGGCACAGGAAATAATAAAAGCAATACACCATCCAAGAACAGAAATTAATCTTCCGAAATGGATGTATATTGCTTTAAAGATCTATAACCTGGCTCCACGTTCTATTGAAAGGGTGTTCAAACCATTTTTTATGACAAAGGTTAAATGA
- the proC gene encoding pyrroline-5-carboxylate reductase: MKIVFFGSGNMASAVFIGLVESKTIQGKDIFITNRSNEEELKRFNQLYQINYSYDDEALLKDADFVFLAVKPYDFDSVAERIKPYQFKENHFVSMMAGIPIDQIKNKLNTQNPVARIMPNTNAHVQQSVTGISYSDNFEAEAKSNLNALLEAFGTSIEVKEESLHDVTAITGSGPAFLYYVYEEYIKAAKHLGLSPDDTDIAVRNLIIGTGRMLENSELSIDQLRENITSKGGTTKAGLDALRKHPIEEMFIDCLEHALNRSKELSE; the protein is encoded by the coding sequence ATGAAAATCGTGTTCTTTGGTTCAGGTAATATGGCAAGCGCCGTTTTTATCGGACTTGTCGAAAGCAAAACGATTCAAGGTAAAGATATTTTTATTACGAACCGTTCTAATGAAGAAGAATTAAAGCGTTTTAATCAACTTTATCAAATAAATTACAGCTATGATGACGAAGCTTTACTTAAAGATGCTGATTTTGTCTTTCTTGCGGTTAAACCGTATGACTTTGATTCAGTTGCTGAGAGAATTAAACCATATCAATTTAAAGAAAACCATTTCGTGTCGATGATGGCAGGTATACCTATTGATCAAATCAAGAATAAATTAAATACGCAGAACCCAGTTGCACGTATAATGCCGAATACGAATGCACACGTTCAGCAATCTGTGACTGGAATATCATATTCTGATAATTTTGAAGCAGAAGCTAAATCAAATCTTAACGCATTACTAGAGGCATTCGGTACGTCTATTGAAGTTAAAGAAGAATCTCTACATGATGTGACTGCGATAACAGGAAGCGGACCTGCATTTCTTTACTATGTATATGAAGAATATATTAAAGCAGCAAAGCACCTTGGACTATCTCCAGACGATACAGATATCGCCGTAAGAAACTTAATCATAGGTACTGGAAGAATGCTGGAGAACTCAGAACTATCGATCGATCAGCTACGTGAAAATATTACTTCAAAAGGTGGTACGACTAAAGCTGGCTTAGATGCTCTGCGCAAACATCCGATAGAAGAAATGTTTATCGATTGTCTAGAACACGCCTTGAACAGAAGCAAAGAACTAAGTGAATAA
- the rnz gene encoding ribonuclease Z, giving the protein MKIICLGTSAGLPTKERNTQTTILSLNPLYNEYWMFDCGEAAQHQILHTNIKLGKLTHIFISHLHGDHIFGLPGLLTSRSFQGGQDRKLTLYGPSGLRKFVDTVLEVSGSHLNYPLEIIEINHGDKFLIYDIGITVGELKHGIPSFGYRIVMPDAAGNLIKEKLMAEGIEPGPVYKAFKLHEQVTINGKIYNTADYKTPGKKGKTLVFFGDTMPCDNEISLAENADVVVHECTYLDGDVELSHKYYHSHIDDVLSFVSESNVKKLIINHVSNRYTSDDISRLLVDIKARTDCEVSIADDFSEYSLE; this is encoded by the coding sequence TTGAAGATTATTTGTTTAGGAACGAGCGCCGGATTACCTACAAAAGAAAGAAATACACAGACGACAATCCTTTCTTTAAATCCACTCTATAATGAATACTGGATGTTTGATTGCGGAGAGGCAGCACAACATCAAATATTACATACGAATATTAAACTTGGAAAGCTCACACATATATTTATCTCTCATCTGCATGGAGACCATATCTTTGGACTGCCAGGTCTATTAACTTCAAGAAGTTTTCAAGGAGGTCAGGACAGAAAGCTGACGTTATATGGTCCATCAGGGTTAAGAAAGTTTGTTGACACCGTACTTGAAGTATCCGGTTCACATCTTAACTATCCTCTTGAAATTATCGAAATTAATCATGGTGATAAATTTTTAATCTATGATATAGGAATAACAGTAGGAGAACTAAAGCATGGAATACCTTCATTCGGATACAGAATAGTGATGCCCGATGCTGCTGGTAACTTGATTAAAGAAAAACTGATGGCTGAAGGTATCGAGCCAGGACCTGTCTATAAAGCGTTCAAGTTGCATGAACAAGTGACAATAAATGGTAAAATATATAACACTGCGGATTATAAGACGCCCGGAAAAAAAGGGAAGACGCTCGTATTTTTCGGAGATACGATGCCTTGTGACAACGAAATTTCCTTAGCAGAAAATGCGGATGTTGTTGTACATGAATGTACATATCTGGATGGGGATGTTGAATTGAGTCATAAATACTATCACAGCCATATTGATGATGTCTTATCTTTCGTTAGTGAAAGTAATGTAAAAAAACTCATTATCAATCATGTCAGCAACCGCTACACTAGTGATGATATCAGTCGATTGCTTGTCGATATTAAGGCTAGAACAGATTGTGAAGTCTCTATTGCGGATGATTTTTCTGAGTATAGCTTGGAATAA
- the zwf gene encoding glucose-6-phosphate dehydrogenase codes for MLDIEKQNIPCLITIFGATGDLSHRKLFPSLFHLFQQGNLNDQIAIIGIGRRAWSNDKFRAEIRASIEKFVADTHKIDAFMEHVFYQPHDVNDAASYASLKSLSETLDAEFNLQGNRLFYLAMAPEFFGTVTDHLKLSGLTKTDGFKRLIIEKPFGKDLKSAEQLNQQIRKSFKEEEIYRIDHYLGKDMVQNIEVIRFSNAMFEPLWNNKYISNIQVTSSEILGVEDRGGYYDKSGALKDMVQNHMLQIVSLLAMEPPISLSSEDIRNEKVKALRSIRKIKPEHVRSYFVRGQYDAGEINGEKVQKYRDEDNVAPDSNTPTFVAAKVMLDNFRWAGVPFYIRTGKRMKEKEIRVVVEFKEMPMNLYYQKDKELDSNLLIINIQPNEGIELHLNARKYIEGIDTEPVKLSYAMTAQDKMNTVDAYEGLIYDCLRGDATNFTHWEELKATWSYVDTVAEYWDNNPAPFPNYPAGSNGPIKSELLLSRDNFHWWDF; via the coding sequence ATCTTGGATATAGAAAAGCAAAATATTCCCTGCTTAATTACCATTTTTGGTGCAACAGGCGACTTAAGTCATCGTAAATTATTTCCATCCCTGTTCCATCTTTTTCAACAGGGAAATCTCAATGACCAAATTGCAATCATCGGAATTGGCCGACGTGCATGGTCAAATGATAAATTCAGAGCTGAAATCAGAGCTTCTATCGAGAAGTTTGTAGCTGATACGCATAAAATCGACGCCTTTATGGAACACGTATTTTATCAGCCGCATGATGTAAATGATGCTGCAAGCTATGCATCGCTTAAATCACTTTCAGAAACTTTAGATGCTGAATTTAACCTGCAAGGTAACCGCCTATTTTATTTAGCAATGGCTCCAGAATTCTTTGGTACTGTTACCGATCATTTGAAATTAAGTGGTCTTACTAAGACAGATGGTTTCAAACGTCTAATAATCGAAAAACCATTTGGTAAGGATTTAAAATCTGCAGAGCAGTTAAATCAGCAGATTCGAAAATCATTCAAAGAAGAAGAAATATATCGTATCGATCATTATCTTGGAAAAGATATGGTACAAAATATTGAGGTCATTCGTTTTAGCAATGCCATGTTTGAACCTTTATGGAATAATAAATATATCTCAAATATTCAGGTCACGTCATCTGAAATTCTTGGTGTTGAAGATCGAGGTGGCTATTATGATAAGAGCGGCGCTTTAAAAGATATGGTACAGAATCATATGCTACAAATCGTTTCTCTACTGGCAATGGAGCCTCCAATCTCCCTGTCATCAGAAGATATTAGAAACGAAAAGGTTAAAGCTTTACGTTCTATTCGCAAGATTAAACCCGAACATGTCAGAAGCTATTTTGTTCGCGGACAGTATGATGCTGGTGAAATTAATGGTGAGAAGGTACAAAAATATCGTGACGAAGATAATGTCGCACCAGATAGTAACACTCCCACTTTCGTTGCAGCAAAAGTTATGCTTGATAACTTCAGATGGGCTGGCGTTCCATTCTATATCAGAACCGGTAAACGTATGAAAGAAAAAGAAATCAGAGTAGTTGTAGAATTCAAAGAAATGCCGATGAACCTATACTATCAGAAAGATAAAGAACTCGATTCAAATCTGCTGATCATCAATATTCAGCCAAATGAAGGAATTGAACTACATTTAAATGCACGTAAATATATAGAAGGAATCGATACAGAGCCTGTAAAGCTTTCTTATGCGATGACTGCACAAGATAAGATGAACACCGTTGATGCATATGAAGGATTAATCTATGACTGTTTACGTGGTGATGCAACAAACTTCACCCATTGGGAAGAACTGAAAGCGACCTGGTCATATGTTGATACTGTTGCGGAATACTGGGATAATAATCCAGCACCATTCCCTAACTATCCGGCAGGCAGCAATGGACCGATTAAGAGCGAATTACTGCTTAGTCGTGATAATTTCCATTGGTGGGATTTCTAA
- a CDS encoding AraC family transcriptional regulator, whose product MKSIETVQKTIVYLEDHLLQPFTLDELSNYLEESAFHITQSFTMITGMSVEEYVHSRKMTEAANYLLNGNYRLVDVAEKYGYSSAHEFSTAFSEFHGISPIQARANPEKLHMVHRLYLQLSVTTKAPAHYSIRRTDYTELIGKSVRIDNQQLSNQFLIPDLIYDENKDGFIDELLHLSHDGKLYVTLHPDITGVHIFIGVQSERSYQYETASIARAQYAVFHARGHLDYIFSEIWHSIEKQVDLQLHYLRNEQFVYVLPSDYAFDNDFNKVELWIPVEK is encoded by the coding sequence ATGAAATCAATTGAAACCGTCCAAAAAACAATCGTATATCTTGAAGATCATCTATTACAGCCCTTTACACTTGATGAGCTTAGTAATTATCTTGAAGAGAGTGCATTCCATATTACACAGTCCTTTACTATGATCACAGGAATGTCTGTAGAAGAATATGTTCATAGCAGGAAGATGACAGAAGCTGCGAATTATTTATTGAACGGAAACTATAGACTTGTCGATGTTGCAGAAAAATATGGCTATTCAAGTGCACATGAATTTAGTACAGCATTTAGTGAATTTCACGGGATTTCACCAATACAAGCACGTGCTAATCCAGAGAAGCTTCATATGGTTCATCGACTTTATCTGCAGCTCTCAGTAACTACGAAGGCGCCTGCACATTATAGTATAAGACGTACTGATTATACAGAATTGATCGGAAAGTCCGTTAGAATCGATAATCAGCAGCTGTCCAATCAATTTTTAATTCCTGATCTTATCTATGATGAAAATAAAGATGGATTTATCGATGAGCTATTGCACTTGAGTCATGATGGAAAATTATATGTAACACTTCATCCAGATATAACAGGTGTTCATATATTTATCGGTGTACAGTCAGAGCGATCTTACCAATATGAAACAGCTAGTATAGCTCGTGCTCAATATGCTGTATTTCATGCTAGAGGACATCTGGATTATATATTCAGCGAAATTTGGCATTCTATAGAAAAACAGGTCGATCTGCAGCTGCACTATTTAAGAAATGAGCAGTTTGTCTATGTTCTTCCTTCTGATTATGCTTTTGATAACGACTTCAATAAAGTTGAGCTTTGGATTCCTGTAGAGAAATAA